Proteins encoded by one window of Carassius auratus strain Wakin chromosome 8, ASM336829v1, whole genome shotgun sequence:
- the LOC113106758 gene encoding indoleamine 2,3-dioxygenase 2-like, protein MMGTKVKNTIPLSLEQFHISEEYGFILPEPLRDLPVYYKPWMDIARNVPELISSHSLRLRIHDMPQLETHLLRTHRELRLAHLALSVMTMGYVWQEGERETIKVLPWSLSLPFCEVSQRLGLPPILIHADTVLANWKKRDPDGPFSIENLDLLLTLPGGESVRGFFLVTLLVELAAVPGLKSILDVINGVQYNDVAMVTRALDVVSQAIDSMKQALKLMHEYVDPSIFYGIMRIYLSGWKDNPLMPEGLVYEGVQEKPLEFSGGSAAQSSILHCFDELLGVQHEGSSGAFLRRMRDYMLPAHKQFIENISRRPSLRSFVLQQADERLTHTFEQCVARLVDFRNYHIIIVTRYITIPASHAKQLRANKQGLAVALDAIRSAPTALEERGTGGSGIMTFLKTVRDETKDTSISQCTNGNHVSPDPAITEIQKAASELATES, encoded by the exons ATGATGGGCACTAAAGTTAAAAATACAATACCATTGTCTCTGGAGCAGTTTCACATCTCTGAGGAATATGGGTTTATTCTTCCTGAGCCTCTG AGAGACCTGCCGGTGTACTACAAGCCCTGGATGGACATTGCCAGAAATGTGCCAGAACTCATCTCCTCCCATTCTTTGCGTCTCAGAATTCATGAT ATGCCTCAGTTGGAGACTCATTTGCTGCGGACGCATCGTGAGCTGCGTTTGGCCCATCTGGCTTTGAGCGTAATGACTATGGGTTACGTATggcaggagggagagagagaaacaataaAA GTGCTTCCATGGAGTCTGTCGCTGCCGTTCTGTGAGGTGTCTCAGAGACTGGGTCTCCCTCCGATCCTCATCCACGCTGACACAGTCCTCGCCAACTGGAAGAAAAGAGATCCAGATGG ACCTTTTTCCATAGA GAACTTGGACTTGTTGCTGACATTGCCTGGTGGGGAAAGTGTAAGAGGATTTTTTCTGGTGACACTGCTGGTGGAGTTGGCAGCTGTTCCTGGCCTGAAG tctatCCTTGATGTCATCAACGGCGTCCAGTATAATGATGTTGCTATGGTCACCAGAGCTCTGGATGTTGTCAGTCAGGCCATAGACAGCATGAAACAGGCCCTTAAACTAATGCATG AATATGTAGATCCCTCCATATTCTATGGCATCATGAGGATATATCTGTCTGG ATGGAAAGATAACCCATTAATGCCAGAAGGTCTCGTGTACGAGGGAGTTCAGGAGAAGCCACTGGAGTTTTCAGGAGGCAGTGCTGCACAAAGTAGTATCTTACACTGCTTTGATGAGCTGCTGGGAGTCCAACATGAAGGCAGCAGTG GGGCCTTCCTGAGAAGAATGAGGGACTACATGCTGCCCGCTCATAAGCAGTTCATTGAAAACATCTCTAGACGCCCGTCTTTGCGCAGCTTTGTGCTCCAGCAAGCAGATGAGCGTCTAACACACACATTTGAGCAGTGTGTGGCTCGCTTGGTGGACTTTCGAAATTACCACATCATCATTGTCACCCGCTACATCACTATCCCGGCCTCCCATGCCAAACAGCTCCGTGCCAATAAGCAGGGTTTGGCCGTGGCGCTGGACGCGATCAGAAGTGCACCCACAGCGCTGGAGGAAAGAGGTACTGGAGGGTCAGGGATTATGACCTTTCTGAAGACGGTGCGTGACGAAACCAAAGACACTTCCATCTCACAGTGTACTAATGGGAACCACGTCTCGCCAGACCCAGCGATAACAGAAATACAGAAGGCTGCATCTGAGCTCGCAACAGAATCATAA